A single region of the Betta splendens chromosome 12, fBetSpl5.4, whole genome shotgun sequence genome encodes:
- the LOC114867187 gene encoding Golgi phosphoprotein 3-like, whose protein sequence is MTSLTQRTSGLVQRRTEAIRSAAADKERESDGEEDEARRGDEDDEDKGDSKETRLTLMEEVLLLGLKDREGYTSFWNDCISSGLRGCMLVELALRGRLQLEACGVRRKGLLSRKVICKSDAPTGDVLLDEALKHIKETQPAETVQSWIELLSGETWNPLKLHYQLRNVRERLAKNLVEKGVLTTEKQNFLLFDMTTHPLTNSTIKQRLVKKVQDSVLEKWVNDPHRMDKRVLALILLAHSSDVLENAFAPLQDEQYDLAMKRVHTLLELEPEKESTKPNANELMWAVVAAFTK, encoded by the exons ATGACTTCTCTCACGCAGAGGACCTCAGGCCTCGTCCAGCGGAGGACCGAGGCCAttcgcagcgccgccgccgacaAGGAGAGGGAGTCCGAcggcgaggaggacgaggcgcGCCGCGGGGACGAGGATGACGAAGACAAGGGAGACTCAAAGGAAACGAGGCTCACACTGATGGAGgaagtgctgctgctgggcctcaAGGACCGAGAG ggttACACGTCTTTCTGGAACGACTGTATTTCCTCCGGGCTTCGAGGGTGCATGCTTGTGGAGCTGGCGCTGCGAGGGAGGCTACAGCTGGAGGCCTGCGGCGTGAGGAGGAAAGGCCTGCTCTCAAGGAAG GTGATCTGCAAGTCCGATGCTCCGACGGGGGATGTGCTGTTGGACGAGGCCTTGAAACACATTAAAGAAACGCAGCCTGCAGAGACGGTCCAGAGCTGGATAGAGCTGCTGAGTG GAGAGACATGGAACCCCCTGAAGCTGCACTACCAGCTGAGGAACGTGAGAGAACGTCTGGCAAAAAACCTAGTGGAGAAAGGCGTCCTCACCACAGAGAAACAGAACTTCCTGCTTTTTGATATGACGACACATCCGCTCACCAACAGCACCATCAAACAG CGCCTTGTCAAGAAGGTCCAGGACTCCGTCTTGGAGAAGTGGGTCAACGATCCCCACCGCATGGACAAGCGAGTTTTGGCCCTAATCCTTCTGGCCCACTCATCCGATGTTCTTGAGAATGCCTTCGCCCCACTTCAAGACGAACAGTACGACCTGGCCATGAAGAGAGTCCACACTCTGCTAGAGCTGGAGCCCGAGAAGGAGAGCACAAAGCCCAACGCCAATGAACTTATGTGGGCCGTAGTGGCTGCATTTactaaatga
- the pmaip1 gene encoding phorbol-12-myristate-13-acetate-induced protein 1 — MASCDFTAAIDLCARELREIGDGVYWKYKLLEILIKNYKTVIKSRET, encoded by the exons ATGGCCAGCTGTG ATTTTACTGCCGCCATCGACCTGTGCGCGCGCGAGCTGCGCGAAATCGGAGACGGGGTTTACTGGAAATACAAACTCCTGGAAATACTGATCAAGAACTACAAGACTGTGATAAAGTCACGCGAGACATGA